Part of the Ornithinimicrobium flavum genome, GAAGTACCTGCAGGTCACGCTCATGTCCATCCCGGTGGGTGAGTCCATCGGGCTGGAGGTGCATCCGGGGACCGACCAGTTCCTGCGCCTGGACGCCGGCCGGGGCCGGTGCGTCATGGGCCCTGCGAAGGACGACCTGACCTTCGAGCAGGACGTCGAGGACGGGTGGTCGATCCAGGTCCCGGCGGGGGTCTGGCACGACGTGATCAACACCGGGGAGGAGCCGATGCGCCTCTACGCCATTTACGCCCCGGTCCACCACGCCGCCGGCGTCGTGCACCAGACCTCGCAGGACGCGGAGCGGGACGAGGAGTCCGGGGACGACGAGCCGCCCAGCTGGACGGTGCAGCCCGACTAGGCCCGCCAGTCCCCGAGCGCCCCCTCCAGCGCACCGAGGGCCGCGTCGACCGCGGGGTGACGCTCGGACTCGGGGCACCCCGCCTCCACCCAGCGGCGGCAGACCTCGTCGAGGAGGCCCAGCCAGCCCCGCACGGCATACCTGTGCCGCACGCCGTCGCCCACGGCCAGCAGCTGCCGCAGCGCCTCGACCTGCGCCTCGCGCGCCTCCCGGCGCACAGCCACGGCCTCCGGCGGCTCCTCACCGCCACCCAGGGGCAGCCCGTCGGCGGTGCCACGAGCGGCCACGTGGTCCAGCTGCACGAGCACCCGGGCGCGCACCCGGTCCCGCACCGGGACACCCTCCGGCAGCGCCGCCTGCGCCCTCACCTGCTCGTCCGCCAGGTCCTGGGCCGCTCCCCGCACGACCTCGGCGTAGAGCTGCGCCTTGCTCCCGAAGTAGTGGAAGACCAGCCCCGTCGAGCTCCCGGAGGCACGGGCGACCTCCGTGGCGGACACCGCGGGGTAGGAGGCCGAGGAGAAGCAGGCCCGCGCGGCGTCGAGGATCGCCGACCGTCGCTCGTCGACGCTCAGCCGGCGGCGGGGGGTGTGGGGTCCGGTCGTCACGCTTGCCATCGTAGCCCTTGTTGACCTACGCTCAACACTGTTGT contains:
- a CDS encoding TetR/AcrR family transcriptional regulator, translating into MTTGPHTPRRRLSVDERRSAILDAARACFSSASYPAVSATEVARASGSSTGLVFHYFGSKAQLYAEVVRGAAQDLADEQVRAQAALPEGVPVRDRVRARVLVQLDHVAARGTADGLPLGGGEEPPEAVAVRREAREAQVEALRQLLAVGDGVRHRYAVRGWLGLLDEVCRRWVEAGCPESERHPAVDAALGALEGALGDWRA
- a CDS encoding cupin domain-containing protein, yielding MTVTDNGPEPNAFDIEQATRRNDTYRTVAWTGKYLQVTLMSIPVGESIGLEVHPGTDQFLRLDAGRGRCVMGPAKDDLTFEQDVEDGWSIQVPAGVWHDVINTGEEPMRLYAIYAPVHHAAGVVHQTSQDAERDEESGDDEPPSWTVQPD